The genomic DNA atttgaaaaactTGAGTGGACACGATAAAGTTGGAAGGgataaatcaagaaaatgcaTTAGAGAAGACGGTGGTGTAATGGTGTGTGGTGTAATGGTGTTGAATCTTATGATGAGgtcaatatattaaaagaaaactcaTTTGAAAAGTAATAAACTGTAGCTAAGTCAAAGACCAGTGAAGAAATAAGACCAACTTCATCAGAAATAGTAATTTTAGAGACTCATCATTAAAGAGCTTCAAGAGTTGTTCTATTAAACTTTCCCAGAATTCTCACTTGCGTTTTGGGACAAATGAGTAAcagttacaataataaaaaacgTGGAAGAAATAATCACAGAGACCTTTAGATTCTACCTACTTGGATATTGAAACTCATTTTCTACAAGATCTTCCGTATGTATCTTCGATTTCGTTGATGAAAAACGtagaacaaaatatttttcattgaaAAGACAATTGATTCAGTATTAGAATCTGGGGATCAATTCGTTTCTCAAAAACCAATCTCGAttccaattttttgttttcttttgttttgcaaCCTCTTTTGTTGAGAGTGAAAGAACAAATGAATACGAtgccttttttattttcttttcttgagaactttttttttttttttttaaatccttgAGAATAACNNNNNNNNNNNNNNNNNNNNNNNNNNNNNNNNNNNNNNNNNNNNNNNNNNNNNNNNNNNNNNNNNNNNNNNNNNNNNNNNNNNNNNNNNNNNNNNNNNNNNNNNNNNNNNNNNNNNNNNNNNNNNNNNNNNNNNNNNNNNNNNNNNNNNNNNNNNNNNNNNNNNNNNNNNNNNNNNNNNNNNNNNNNNNNNNNNNNNNNNNNNNNttttttttttttttttgaaatccttgAGAATAACACAAATGGAGGTGAGATTGTTTCGTTCATATTTCTCACTAATTTTCAACTAAAGAAGTctccaaaatcttttaaaatcaatgttaaaacacttttacaaaaaaaattgtcaaatttgaataatagtggattttataaaatttttataaatctttaattgaataacaagatagTCTAAGTTACTTTGActgattttaataaaatttcattcaaTAACACTGGATTTAGATAGTgatttaaaaatcacaaattaaataacaaaagattttaataaaaaaccagaatcttttaaaattctaattcaaTACCCCTCTTAATAacacatttatattgtttaaatGTGTAGTTATGTGTTTGGTGTATATTTAACGTAGGTGGACCATTTGATGGATACATTACTCCCTACTCCCTAGCTAAtcaatattttacaattttccTATATTAcctttcctttttcgtttttgattgtaatatttaattaaagagTCCGATAATGGGTTCGAGAATTAAATTCGAGATCTTCTGATTTCTATTTTATAGGATGTGGTTCACTATATATAATGAGTTTAAtaacaaattagggtttaaagAAAGTGAAATAATATGGAGCGATCGGCCATGGAAGAGAAGACAGGACAAACTCAAAGAACAACCCAATCTTCATCGTCAGTGTCTtcacatgatgatgatacatcTCAATCAGAACATATTCCTCTGGATTTAACCATTGAGATACTCTCGAGACTTCCTGCCAAATCGGTTGGGAGATTTCGCTCTGTATCTAAGCTATGGTCGGCCATTAGGCCCATTACCACAACTAAAGATTTCATCAACTTCTGTACTGCTAACCGCCCTTAAAGGCGACATGCTGCGCGTTTTCTCGTCTTCTCTACACAAGAATAGTTCCGGTGGTCTTTTTTCTTATGTGGGGAGTTATCAATATCGAAACACTACTTTTGGTAACCCCTATAGTTTTTATTACGTGCACGGCTTGATTTTCATGCAATGTTCGAAACAGCTCGTGATTTGGAACCCTAAGCTGAAACGCTCCTTCGTTTTACCTGAACCTGAAGACACCCAAAAAGGTGAATACAAGGCTGGATCTATTCTGGGATATGATCAGATTGATGCGAAATACATAGTACTACGTGTTATTGGAGACTCCAAGATTTGGATTCTTACATTCGGAGCTCTAACACAAGGATCATGTAGAATAGTAACCAACGGTTTTCCTAAGCACCGGCATACTATAGGTGGTGGATGCATTAATAATGGAGTCATATATTATAGTGCCCTTGTTGATGTTGGTGTTGGCATTGAGAAATGTTGTATAATGAGTTTTGATATCAGCTCTGAAAAGTTTAATGAGATCAAATATCCGGAGAGTTGTTCTCTTATGAATTCTCGTATGATACCGTATGACGGAACATTAGCCTTAGTTGATAGTATCAACTTGATACTTTGAATTTCCCTTCTATTGATCTATGGATTTTGAAGGATGGAGATAGACACGAATGGACACATAAACGAGTTGTTTTGCCTCTTTCTAAAATGGACCTAATACAGAAGAAAAAGCCAGGCTTCAAAGGTGTTAGTAATGCTGGTGAGCTTATCTTTGCACCATGGAGGTTTGATGAATCGttttatattctatattttgattACAGGAGAAACAGTGTTAGAGAAGTCTTGTTTGAAGGAACTGTGGGTGATGAATTTGGACTTGTTAAGGACGGTTTCTACACCTTAGGTTTTTACCCAAATCACATCGAGAGTCTCGTGTCTTTGTGAAGTAGTGCCTTTCATCGGTCAATGTTTACTTAACATATATATGATCTCTTTATATATGTACGTCTTTTTCTTGGGATCTTTAAATGACCAATCATTGATTATTTAGTGTGCCTGTGCATATATTCACGGATATGTTggtgaatttatttatttatacaccAAGCTGTGCTTATGAATTTGACGAACTTATACAGGACGGAGtttgtatattttttcaatcatttttatataaaatttttatttatttaaataacaaataaataaaaatatctattagAATTTGTCATATGTTAAGAACAGTTTCTCAAGGTTTCTCATCTGAGAATCTTGGAGAAACAGTGAGAAACGTTTCTCACCTTCTCTCctacttttttgttatttttattttttaattagtgaGAATTTAGGGGAGAGAGCGTCAATGCACAtgacttaagttttttttttcatatatatttaaattcaaacttAATGTTGAAGTATTGAAAACAATTTGTGACACAAAGCATTTAGATAATACCTGTCCAAATGCCAGCTAAAGAAGATTTCTcactagaaagtagaaacacCTTAAAAtgtaacataatttttttattttcgaGGTCGATGAAAATAGGGAAAATCGGTATATTCATACCCCAACTAAGGGGTTATGTTGAATTCCTACCCCAACTATTACATTGAGCAAATCGATACATtatcttaaataaattttaaattcgcTGCATGAACTCGAGAAATTGTGTAAAAGCATACACAAGCCGTAACGGTGTTAAGAAAACGTTAGCGCCTGCTTACGTGGAAGCCACGTAagaaacaacgtcgttttgagaaagaagagaaatagcttcttttggtcaaaacaacgtcgttttgagaaagaagagaaagagctTCTCTTGAAGCACCTTAGCTCTTGAACCTCTTTCTCACACGAGCTCACCTTTGCTTTGAGCTCTACAATCTCTTTCTCACATCTTTCTGCgatttgtttgaaattttcaatCTCATCTAATCCCTTTGCTAAGCTACTGATAGACAGATTTTCatccagggtatcaattccctatgcagttgtagtacaaagggttatcaatccaaatggttgtctattgctagcaggaaggatatgatcagaactatacaagtcaagccaagcagatagggttttgatctaacagtcctaaaatgaatgaaaaaaaagaatataaacaaagaaaccacacgacctaagcactcgatgcaagcaatcgagtacaggattgtgtggggtgatcgagtaagcaaatgggatatgaacagctcgaggtgtcactcgatgcaggttatcgtgtacctgatcgggtaagtgatcgagtaagtaaagaaaatgaaacaattaaaatacgaaagcttctaaggatggggtaatcgaatcctaagtatccTTGACCAGTACaaatgccttacatgcctcaagcaaacatttcctagacaatgaatctctaaaactttgtcaccacactcccgcactagcaacaatcaaccttggtcacttccctacccaactctcgttggagaaacatgaccaagcatgcattaagatcAATTCATTATTGTTATTACACCCTAACTCATCTAATCCCTTACTCAGAGCGAGTGAActtctagcattggttgattcaagcacctcatctacacctctcggtggtaaaacaccctagatctaatctcaacctctcggtctgttgacaacattaataacaccaacctagaaggaaatctatcaaaaatatacaatcaaactaaggcatcctaaccgatcaagaacacaaaatcatctatcccatccctagaaactttactacactactcggacatagtaacaaagaacaaaacaatgaCATAGagtgaaaattgcattgtattaaacgGTAAAGATAGGGTAGAAAGAGTACGAGATAGAGATCtaagaaaaactataaaaactatgaaagaaaatgtaaaaacaaaaggaaaaatgtttgagttgctcagttctctcacagaagcgcTCGATGgttccttcgggtacatgcttagggttgtccttgtttttccccatttttggctctttagcacctgtcttcatccaaaatatgcaaatgcagaaatgcaacatcctaaatggtctaaaagtgaattcctatagttaatgacctaaaaatgctaagttagaggtatgaacaatgcaaaatatgaacaaaaaaggatgctaaaaacatataaattagagagttatcagatcCCCAAAcataaatcttgctagtcctctagcaaggaagtaagagggtgcggtttgaaagtggggactcataacctttatgATAAGCGAACGATTCAAGCTATaatccttaaagatagtttaatggtgctaagatcaatcaacatacttacaaatatttttctatgcttattaccatgcatcgatctaattcaacctccaactaaaagtaaagaacatctctttcacatttaATTAAGTGTTTGGCAAATTCTCGCagatggaaggtgaatcaagctcaatcggtttcaagggtaaggctttttagtaaggtggtttcaaacaaattttttgggtggttttctctcaaaagaaggaatgctagacagttgtgaaaactatctaagactgagaacaatttgggcatacaaagcttaactcttgatgatctacccttttctcattcaccttttttattgtatcaaaccccctagaattaaactatccacaaccttgattttaactcttttttttttgctccctaaggtttaaactttaaaacttttagctctctttttttttaaatatattttcttctctttgctaaactcctaatatgaatatatatatatatatatacatatatatatatttttttctttctttctaggagactatatcaagatctttttttattttttttatttagagacttagagctaattgattctaaccttagggacttttttttaattccacaacccaaccccaaataaacattctatccacctatctttcaaaaccgaatctattagttagttcaaattctaacttagctaaatcaagaggcagttctttgtcgttctcaatactctcaaggtttgaCAACCTATAACACaatgaaagaggcctcactcaacaattcacaacaaggtttgaaaaaaaggtttgggttcatgggtaggacaaatgaatcgggttaaacgaaaatattggtaaaaatggagtgctaacacgagtttagagttaccatgagcaagtattcaagttccataagcaagacaattaaagttcaaattaaatccaataatatagagatgttctaatgttcaagcaagtggaggaagcattcaaacgaCACattctaagcaaagatttttcatttttttccaaagattgatctagcaacaatgaactgtgattaagggttatagcttcaatcctaaggtctgattaagggctatagctttaatcattgtcccctaagatgcatatataacaatcctatatgaaacaaactagacccaatcctaatatgtaaatgcaattACATgaacactctcttcttcttttttttttttttttttttaatttttttcaaaatttttttgNTTTTAAtccacatagatgcagactcaaatgaatgaaactagcatgcaaaaatttgaaataataaaaataagaaataaaacacaatgttaaatatattctaggaccctccccgaAACTTGAATTACAccgtccctgtgtaaataaaagttggaaaaagaatccaagaatcacacaaaatgaattaaactaaatgcaatgatatATACAAGGGTTGGATAaaattggtacctcatgggttggagaagaaggaggttgcagcagcctccatactcgccaacgtgtagccagggtcgtctccggcttcagcaggtgccggtgtttgctcgtcataGAGCTCAGAAATAcgcacggacgacttactcggaccaacatccgaggggttgatcgagggtgggatcgcgtagctcatcgggtagggcatcgggtagtacgacggaaatggtggaagaggtccagaatgatcacccgtgtatccacttgcagggtgcatcgtgtacggcatcgtgaatggcatctggtaaggtgGAGGGAAGATACCTGAGTAATtacccgattgggtgctcgatgggcgCATCAGACAGttcatcgtgtaccccatccgGTTAGGCGTTGGATAAGCGTCTTAATGGCTTCTCCGTGATGCTTCAGGTTGGGTGATgttctcctcagcttggggttcgtatgatgatgctctgtaaggttctggaggtggcagtcctcgatttcctcctag from Camelina sativa cultivar DH55 chromosome 7, Cs, whole genome shotgun sequence includes the following:
- the LOC104704464 gene encoding F-box protein At5g18160-like, which produces MEEKTGQTQRTTQSSSSVSSHDDDTSQSEHIPLDLTIEILSRLPAKSVGRFRSLVIWNPKLKRSFVLPEPEDTQKGEYKAGSILGYDQIDAKYIVLRVIGDSKIWILTFGALTQGSCRIVTNGFPKHRHTIGGGCINNGVIYYSALVDVGVGIEKCCIMSFDISSEKFNEIKYPESCSLMNSRMIPYDGTLALDGDRHEWTHKRVVLPLSKMDLIQKKKPGFKGVSNAGETVLEKSCLKELWVMNLDLLRTTSPYIEENGEKHSPLDSVSELGSLLDRLLEYLIGWLIGLSIGLERLNVHPAVGNVERFLSLDNLELRRHHLRL